In the genome of Segatella copri, one region contains:
- a CDS encoding single-stranded DNA-binding protein — MNKVMLIGNVGKEPDVHYYDADQAVAQVSFATTEKGYTLANGMKVPDHTDWHNLVFFRGLAKVVEKYVHKGDRLYVEGRIRYRLYDDKQGKRHNITEIYVDNMEMLTSRSASSSASSAQPVQPVPAQPAASQQASSTTDSSTAGATDQNDLPF, encoded by the coding sequence ATGAATAAGGTAATGTTGATTGGTAATGTGGGAAAGGAGCCGGATGTGCATTATTACGATGCGGATCAGGCGGTGGCTCAAGTGTCTTTCGCTACTACGGAGAAAGGATACACCTTGGCCAATGGTATGAAAGTGCCCGACCATACCGATTGGCATAACCTTGTGTTTTTCCGTGGTCTGGCTAAGGTCGTGGAGAAGTATGTGCACAAGGGAGACCGTCTCTATGTAGAAGGACGAATTCGTTACCGATTGTATGATGACAAGCAGGGAAAGCGACATAATATCACAGAGATTTACGTGGATAATATGGAGATGCTCACTTCGCGTTCTGCATCATCTTCTGCATCATCGGCTCAGCCTGTTCAGCCTGTGCCTGCTCAGCCTGCTGCAAGTCAGCAGGCTTCTTCGACAACGGATTCATCCACTGCCGGGGCTACAGATCAGAATGATTTACCATTTTAA
- a CDS encoding SLC13 family permease, with the protein MQETVKKVLTGDFNRKKALMFAITALFTVVVWNLPIDCFGIENLTVVQQRVIAIFVMAVMLWLTEAIPAWATSVVIIFVLLFFVSDSAFAVMQGAEGEYGKLLDYQGVMACFADPTIILFLGGFVLAIAATKSGLDVLMAKTLIAPFGKRSEYVLLGFMLITGIFSMFISNTATAAMMLTFLTPVFKSLPANGKGRVALTMAIPIGANLGGMGTPIGTPPNAFAYKVLNDPTGLNLGIGFGDWMMIMCPMVIIMLICAWFIIRKMFPFSQKTIELKIDGSMQHNWRTAVVGATFFLTIILWVFGKQLGINANTVAMLPIAVFAFTGVITANDLKDIDWAVIWMVAGGFALGLAMNGTGLAENAVKSIPFGEFNPFVIMVVSGLVCFTLSNFISNTATAALLIPILTVVCAGMGGKLVAIGGTETVLIGVAVAASCAMSLPISTPPNAIAYSTGLIQQTDMVKAGLTVGVLSMVIGYTVLITFCRLNVL; encoded by the coding sequence ATGCAAGAAACAGTTAAAAAAGTATTGACCGGTGACTTCAATCGAAAAAAAGCTCTGATGTTTGCCATCACTGCCCTATTCACCGTCGTAGTGTGGAACTTGCCCATCGATTGCTTCGGCATAGAAAACCTCACTGTGGTTCAACAACGCGTCATAGCTATCTTCGTGATGGCCGTCATGCTATGGCTCACGGAGGCCATTCCCGCATGGGCTACGTCGGTAGTCATCATTTTCGTCCTGCTGTTTTTCGTCTCCGACTCAGCCTTCGCCGTGATGCAGGGAGCCGAGGGAGAATACGGAAAGCTTCTGGACTACCAAGGTGTGATGGCATGCTTTGCCGACCCAACCATCATCCTCTTCCTGGGAGGTTTCGTCCTGGCGATAGCCGCCACCAAGAGTGGTCTTGACGTATTGATGGCAAAAACCCTGATAGCTCCATTCGGAAAACGGTCGGAATATGTATTGCTGGGCTTCATGCTGATAACGGGAATCTTCTCCATGTTCATCTCCAACACAGCCACAGCAGCCATGATGCTCACCTTTCTGACCCCAGTGTTCAAATCACTCCCTGCCAACGGAAAGGGAAGAGTGGCACTTACCATGGCCATTCCTATCGGTGCCAACCTGGGCGGTATGGGTACCCCTATCGGAACCCCACCAAACGCCTTTGCCTACAAGGTGCTCAACGACCCAACCGGATTGAACCTAGGCATCGGTTTCGGCGACTGGATGATGATCATGTGCCCGATGGTAATCATCATGCTCATCTGCGCATGGTTTATCATCCGCAAGATGTTCCCATTCTCACAGAAGACCATTGAACTCAAGATAGACGGCAGCATGCAGCACAACTGGCGCACTGCTGTGGTGGGAGCCACCTTCTTCCTTACCATTATATTATGGGTTTTCGGAAAACAGCTCGGCATCAACGCCAACACCGTAGCCATGTTGCCGATAGCCGTATTCGCATTTACAGGCGTGATAACAGCTAACGATCTGAAGGACATCGACTGGGCTGTCATCTGGATGGTAGCCGGCGGATTCGCCCTAGGTCTTGCCATGAACGGCACCGGACTTGCAGAAAACGCCGTGAAGAGTATCCCATTCGGCGAGTTCAACCCATTCGTCATCATGGTTGTATCCGGCCTGGTATGCTTCACGCTGAGTAACTTCATCTCAAATACAGCCACAGCCGCCCTGCTGATACCAATCCTTACCGTTGTATGTGCTGGTATGGGCGGGAAACTGGTGGCAATCGGTGGAACTGAGACGGTTCTCATCGGCGTGGCAGTGGCAGCATCATGCGCCATGTCGCTCCCAATCTCTACCCCTCCTAACGCCATCGCCTACTCCACCGGTCTTATCCAACAG
- the glgP gene encoding alpha-glucan family phosphorylase, protein MKIKADYANAPQWKETTIKSSLPKELKCLDEIAHNMWWAWNYEGRDLFKSLDPDLYEKCNANPVLLLERLSYDRKEAIVKDKETMAKVKNVYKMFREYMDVKPNSKRPSVAYFCMEYGINQVVKIYSGGLGMLAGDYMKEASDSNVDMCGVGFLYRYGYFKQSLSMDGQQIANYDAQNFNSLPLERVLDENGNPVVIDVPYMNYQVHAYVWQMNVGRIKLYLLDTDNDMNSEFDRPITHSLYGGDWENRLKQEILLGIGGILTLKKLGIKKDIYHCNEGHAALCNLQRLCDYIEEDGLNFNQALELVRASSLYTVHTPVPAGHDYFDEALFGKYMGGYPQRLGISWDEFIGMGRENADDHNERFCLSTFACNTCQEVNGVSKLHGWVSQQMFSNIWKGYFPEENHVGYVTNGVHFPTWTATEWRKLYDTYFDKNFMNDQSNEEIWHAIYNVSDAEIWNTRMTLKKKLVAYIREKFTQTWLKNQGDPARVVSLLERINPNALMIGFCRRFATYKRAHLLFTDLDRLAKIVNDPEHPVLFFFSGKAHPADGAGQGLIKRIFEISQRPEFLGKIIFLEDYDMTLARRLVSGVDIWMNTPTRPLEASGTSGEKAEMNGVVNLSVLDGWWVEGYREGAGWALPEKRTYQNQGYQDQLDAATIYNLLENDIIPMYYNKNKEGFSKEWIQVVKNSIATIAPHYTMKRQLDDYYDKFYNKEAARFKKLSANDNALAKEIALWKESVAERWDGIHVVSKDDSKLMAAETGQKIKVQYVIDEQGLNDAVGLELVVLKEQPEDGKQIYAVYPFKMVGHEGNNFTFEAEIEPINAGSFKTGVRMYPKNDKLPHRQDFCYVKWLN, encoded by the coding sequence ATGAAAATTAAAGCAGACTATGCTAATGCTCCTCAATGGAAGGAGACAACCATTAAGTCAAGCCTTCCTAAAGAGTTGAAGTGCTTGGATGAGATTGCTCACAACATGTGGTGGGCATGGAACTATGAGGGTCGTGACCTGTTCAAGAGTCTTGATCCTGACTTGTACGAGAAGTGCAATGCTAACCCAGTATTGCTCTTGGAGCGTTTGAGCTACGATCGCAAGGAGGCTATTGTTAAGGATAAGGAGACAATGGCTAAGGTAAAGAACGTCTATAAGATGTTCCGTGAGTATATGGATGTGAAGCCAAACTCAAAGCGCCCATCTGTAGCTTACTTCTGCATGGAGTATGGTATCAACCAGGTGGTTAAAATCTACTCTGGTGGTCTCGGTATGCTTGCTGGTGACTATATGAAGGAGGCTTCTGATAGCAACGTAGATATGTGTGGCGTTGGTTTCCTCTACAGATATGGTTATTTCAAGCAGTCTTTGAGCATGGATGGTCAGCAGATTGCCAATTATGATGCTCAGAACTTCAATTCTCTCCCTTTGGAGCGTGTTCTGGATGAGAATGGCAACCCTGTTGTCATCGATGTACCTTATATGAACTATCAGGTTCACGCTTATGTATGGCAGATGAACGTAGGTCGTATCAAGTTGTATCTCCTGGATACAGATAATGATATGAACTCAGAGTTCGACCGTCCTATCACTCACTCTCTCTATGGTGGTGACTGGGAGAATCGCCTGAAGCAGGAAATCTTGTTGGGTATCGGCGGTATCCTGACATTGAAGAAACTTGGTATCAAGAAAGATATTTATCACTGCAACGAGGGACATGCTGCTCTCTGCAACCTGCAGCGTCTCTGCGATTACATTGAGGAGGATGGCTTGAACTTCAACCAGGCTCTCGAGTTGGTTCGCGCTTCTTCTCTCTATACTGTTCACACTCCAGTGCCAGCTGGTCACGACTACTTCGACGAGGCTCTCTTCGGTAAGTACATGGGTGGCTATCCACAGCGCCTCGGCATCTCTTGGGATGAGTTCATCGGTATGGGTCGTGAGAATGCAGACGATCACAACGAGCGTTTCTGTCTCTCTACATTTGCTTGCAATACTTGTCAGGAGGTTAATGGTGTAAGTAAGCTCCATGGTTGGGTAAGCCAGCAGATGTTCTCTAACATCTGGAAGGGTTACTTCCCAGAGGAGAACCACGTAGGTTATGTAACTAATGGTGTTCACTTCCCAACCTGGACAGCAACAGAGTGGCGTAAGCTCTATGATACATATTTCGACAAGAACTTCATGAACGACCAGAGCAACGAGGAAATCTGGCATGCCATCTACAATGTTTCAGATGCAGAAATCTGGAATACCCGTATGACATTGAAGAAGAAACTCGTAGCTTACATCCGTGAGAAGTTTACACAGACATGGTTGAAGAACCAAGGTGATCCTGCTCGTGTCGTATCTTTGCTCGAGCGCATCAACCCTAACGCTTTGATGATTGGTTTCTGCCGTCGTTTCGCTACTTACAAGCGTGCTCACTTGCTCTTCACCGACTTGGATCGCTTGGCTAAGATCGTTAACGACCCAGAGCACCCAGTATTGTTCTTCTTCTCTGGTAAGGCTCACCCAGCTGATGGTGCTGGTCAGGGCTTGATTAAGAGAATCTTCGAAATCAGCCAGCGTCCTGAGTTCCTTGGCAAGATTATCTTCCTTGAGGACTACGATATGACTTTGGCTCGTCGCCTGGTTTCAGGTGTTGATATCTGGATGAATACTCCTACACGTCCATTGGAGGCTTCTGGTACATCTGGCGAGAAGGCTGAGATGAACGGTGTTGTCAACCTCTCTGTACTTGATGGTTGGTGGGTAGAAGGTTACCGCGAGGGTGCTGGTTGGGCTCTTCCTGAGAAGCGTACATACCAGAACCAGGGTTACCAGGATCAGCTCGATGCTGCTACTATCTACAACCTCTTGGAGAACGACATCATCCCAATGTACTACAACAAGAACAAGGAAGGCTTCAGCAAGGAGTGGATTCAGGTAGTAAAGAACTCTATCGCTACTATCGCTCCTCACTATACAATGAAGCGTCAGTTGGATGACTACTATGATAAGTTCTACAACAAGGAGGCAGCCCGCTTCAAGAAGTTGAGCGCTAACGACAATGCTTTGGCTAAGGAGATTGCACTTTGGAAGGAAAGCGTTGCTGAGCGTTGGGATGGTATCCACGTTGTATCTAAGGATGATAGCAAGTTGATGGCTGCTGAAACTGGTCAGAAGATCAAGGTTCAGTATGTTATTGACGAGCAGGGCTTGAACGATGCAGTAGGTTTGGAACTTGTTGTATTGAAGGAACAGCCAGAGGATGGCAAGCAGATTTATGCTGTTTATCCATTCAAAATGGTTGGTCACGAGGGCAACAACTTCACATTCGAGGCTGAGATTGAGCCAATCAATGCTGGTTCATTCAAGACAGGCGTTCGTATGTATCCTAAGAACGACAAATTGCCACATCGTCAGGACTTCTGCTACGTTAAGTGGTTGAACTAA
- a CDS encoding thiamine phosphate synthase, translating into MKLAIMTKSTFFVEEDKILTSLFDEGMDNLHLFKPGSSPMYSERLLTLLPEDYRRKVTVHDHYYLKQEYDLAGIHIDDPLAPVPDGYKGKYSRTCTDLSMLKEMKKKSNYVFLKNIFDCIEFKDEKSSFSLQQLEMAAKAGLIDKKVYALGGMSLENLKAAKDLGFGGVVICGDIWNRFDIHNETDFKELIQHFERLRKAIS; encoded by the coding sequence ATGAAATTAGCAATAATGACCAAGTCCACATTCTTTGTGGAGGAAGACAAAATACTAACCTCGTTGTTCGACGAGGGCATGGACAACCTGCATCTTTTCAAGCCAGGTTCTTCGCCCATGTACTCTGAGCGCTTGCTCACTTTATTGCCAGAAGACTACCGGCGCAAGGTGACGGTTCACGACCATTATTACCTCAAGCAAGAATATGACTTGGCGGGAATACACATCGATGATCCGCTTGCTCCTGTTCCAGATGGCTATAAGGGCAAGTACAGTCGTACCTGTACCGATCTTTCCATGCTGAAGGAGATGAAGAAGAAGTCGAACTATGTTTTCTTGAAGAACATCTTCGACTGCATTGAGTTCAAGGACGAGAAATCTTCCTTCTCCCTGCAACAGCTGGAGATGGCAGCCAAAGCTGGACTCATCGACAAGAAGGTGTATGCCCTGGGAGGCATGAGTCTGGAAAATCTCAAAGCGGCAAAGGATTTAGGATTCGGTGGAGTCGTAATCTGTGGCGACATCTGGAACCGATTCGACATCCACAACGAGACCGACTTCAAGGAGCTCATCCAGCACTTCGAAAGATTGAGAAAAGCAATCAGTTAA
- the nspC gene encoding carboxynorspermidine decarboxylase — protein sequence MRVNLSTFSGLNTPIYVLEEERLRSNLSLIKSVADRADVEIILAFKAYALWKTFPIFREYIQSTTASSLSEAKLAFEKFGSPAHTFSPAYTDYEIDEIARCSSHLSFNSLSQYERYHERARLANPAIKYGLRVNPEYSEVETLLYNPCAPGTRFGVSADKLPETLPSDIEGFHCHCHCESGADVFERTLAHIEEKFAKWFPQLKWINFGGGHLMTRKDYDVLHLINILKGFHARYPHLKVIMEPGSAFGWQTGPLVTQVVDVVEDKGIRTAIINASFTCHMPDCLEMPYMPAVRNAETLEVDDPMKAPEGDHIYRIGGNSCLSGDFMGFWKFDHELEIGENIIFEDMLHYTTVKTNTFNGITHPVIGIVHLDGNLEILRQFGYEDYRDRMD from the coding sequence ATGAGAGTGAATTTATCAACTTTTAGCGGGTTAAACACCCCAATTTACGTTTTGGAGGAGGAACGCCTGAGAAGCAACCTGAGCCTCATCAAAAGTGTGGCCGATCGTGCCGATGTGGAGATTATTCTTGCCTTCAAGGCATACGCTTTGTGGAAGACTTTTCCTATCTTCAGAGAGTACATTCAGTCTACCACGGCGAGTTCATTGAGCGAGGCAAAGCTGGCTTTCGAGAAGTTCGGAAGTCCGGCGCATACATTCTCGCCAGCTTATACCGATTACGAGATTGATGAGATAGCCCGATGCTCAAGCCATCTTTCGTTCAATTCGCTTTCGCAGTATGAGCGATATCATGAGCGTGCCCGACTGGCGAATCCTGCCATCAAGTATGGATTGAGAGTGAACCCGGAATATTCCGAGGTGGAGACCTTATTATATAATCCATGCGCTCCGGGAACCCGATTCGGCGTGTCGGCAGATAAACTGCCCGAAACCTTACCTTCGGATATCGAGGGCTTCCACTGCCATTGTCATTGCGAGAGTGGGGCAGATGTCTTTGAGCGTACCTTGGCGCACATCGAAGAAAAGTTTGCCAAATGGTTCCCGCAGCTCAAATGGATCAACTTTGGAGGTGGCCATCTGATGACCCGAAAGGATTACGACGTTTTACACCTTATTAATATATTAAAGGGATTTCATGCCCGTTATCCTCATCTCAAGGTCATCATGGAACCGGGTAGTGCTTTCGGATGGCAAACCGGTCCGCTGGTTACCCAGGTAGTAGATGTGGTAGAGGATAAGGGTATCAGAACAGCAATTATCAATGCAAGTTTCACCTGTCACATGCCGGATTGCCTCGAAATGCCATACATGCCAGCCGTGAGAAATGCCGAAACGCTGGAAGTAGACGACCCGATGAAGGCTCCAGAGGGGGACCATATATATAGAATAGGAGGCAATAGTTGTCTCAGTGGTGACTTCATGGGCTTCTGGAAATTTGATCATGAACTGGAAATTGGTGAAAATATCATCTTCGAAGACATGCTTCACTACACCACCGTGAAGACAAATACCTTCAATGGCATCACTCATCCGGTCATCGGAATCGTTCATTTGGATGGAAATTTAGAAATTTTGCGCCAATTTGGCTATGAAGACTATCGCGACAGGATGGATTAA
- a CDS encoding ribose-phosphate pyrophosphokinase: MSDKNSYLVFSGTNSRYLAEKICASLGCPLGNLVVTKFSDGEFGVSFEESIRGRDVFLVQSTFPNSDNLMELLLMIDAAKRASARNIIAVVPYFGWARQDRKDKPRVSIGAKLVADLLSVAGIDRLITMDLHADQIQGFFDVPVDHLYASGVILPYLQSLRLKDMVIASPDVGGSKRANTYAKYFGCPLVLCNKTRARANVVASMQIIGDVKDKNVVIIDDMVDTAGTITKAADIMKQAGAKTVRACASHCVMSGPASERVQNSALEEIVFTDSIPYTKRCDKVKQLTIADMFAETIRRVEDNESISSQYLV; this comes from the coding sequence ATGAGTGACAAGAACTCTTATTTGGTATTCTCAGGTACTAACTCGAGATACCTTGCAGAGAAAATCTGCGCTAGTTTAGGTTGCCCACTGGGTAATTTGGTAGTAACCAAGTTCTCTGATGGTGAGTTTGGAGTTTCTTTCGAGGAATCTATCCGCGGCCGCGACGTATTCCTCGTACAGAGCACCTTCCCTAATTCAGACAACTTGATGGAGCTGCTCCTGATGATTGATGCTGCCAAGCGTGCATCTGCCCGTAACATTATCGCTGTTGTGCCTTACTTCGGTTGGGCTCGCCAGGACCGTAAGGACAAACCACGTGTCAGCATCGGTGCAAAATTGGTTGCCGACTTGCTCAGCGTAGCAGGTATCGACCGCCTCATCACCATGGACCTCCATGCCGATCAGATTCAGGGCTTCTTCGATGTTCCAGTAGATCACCTCTATGCATCTGGTGTCATCCTGCCTTACTTGCAGAGCTTGCGTCTCAAGGATATGGTAATTGCTTCTCCAGACGTAGGTGGTTCTAAGCGTGCCAATACTTATGCTAAGTACTTCGGTTGCCCTCTCGTACTTTGCAACAAGACTCGTGCCCGTGCCAATGTGGTTGCCAGCATGCAGATTATTGGCGATGTCAAGGACAAGAACGTTGTCATCATCGACGACATGGTTGATACAGCAGGTACTATCACCAAGGCTGCTGATATCATGAAGCAGGCTGGTGCCAAGACCGTTCGCGCCTGTGCTTCTCACTGCGTGATGAGTGGTCCTGCCTCAGAACGCGTACAGAATTCCGCTCTCGAGGAGATTGTTTTCACAGATTCAATCCCTTACACCAAGCGTTGCGACAAGGTTAAGCAGCTCACTATCGCTGATATGTTTGCCGAGACCATCCGCCGCGTAGAGGATAACGAGAGTATCTCTTCTCAGTATTTGGTATAA
- a CDS encoding glycogen/starch synthase, with the protein MGKDRLFPDYIFESSWEVCNKVGGIYTVLSTRALTLKEKLQDQLIFIGPDCWGDKVNPYFSEDDTLYAEWKTEALKEGLKVKVGRWTIPGEPVAVLVDFQPYYEKKDQIYGQLWNDYQVDSLHAYGDYDEASMFSYAAALVVESFYKHVVGKGKKVIYHGNEWMTGLGVLYVNKHLPEVATVFTTHATSIGRSIAGNNKPLYDYLFAYNGDQMAQELNMESKHSIEKQTAKYVDCFTTVSDITANECKELLDKPVDFVLPNGFDNSFVPKAATFSKKRKEARKRLLDVANALMGTDLDDETLIVSTSGRYEFRNKGIDVYIEAMNRLLRDSNLKKNVLAFIDVPGWVGDPRQDLLDRLNSGKKFDTPLEVPEITHWLHNMSHDNVLGMLKYFNMHNNKEDKVKLIFLPCYLTGDDGIINKSYYDVVLGNDLCIYPSYYEPWGYTPLEAVAFKVPCITTDLAGFGLWANSEKGSYSEIEDGVKVIKRTDYNYSEVADAIKDTVAKYSGFTKTQVNKCRKNAEKLSEKALWKHFIEYYYDAYDFALRKAEARMKK; encoded by the coding sequence ATGGGAAAGGACAGATTATTTCCAGATTATATATTTGAGTCGAGCTGGGAAGTGTGTAACAAAGTTGGTGGTATCTACACCGTATTGTCGACACGTGCTCTGACTCTTAAGGAAAAATTGCAGGATCAGCTAATCTTTATTGGTCCTGATTGTTGGGGAGATAAGGTGAACCCTTATTTCTCTGAGGATGATACGCTTTATGCGGAGTGGAAAACAGAAGCTCTGAAAGAGGGCTTGAAAGTAAAGGTGGGCAGATGGACCATTCCAGGCGAGCCTGTGGCGGTTCTGGTTGACTTCCAGCCTTATTACGAGAAAAAAGACCAGATCTACGGCCAGCTTTGGAATGACTATCAGGTTGATAGTCTCCATGCCTATGGCGATTATGATGAGGCATCGATGTTCTCTTATGCTGCAGCATTGGTTGTGGAAAGTTTCTACAAGCATGTAGTGGGCAAGGGTAAGAAGGTTATCTATCATGGCAATGAATGGATGACCGGTCTTGGCGTTCTTTATGTAAACAAGCATCTCCCGGAGGTGGCAACTGTGTTTACTACTCATGCTACTAGCATCGGTCGTAGTATCGCAGGTAACAACAAACCTCTTTACGACTATCTCTTTGCCTATAATGGCGACCAGATGGCGCAGGAACTTAACATGGAAAGCAAGCATTCTATCGAAAAGCAAACGGCTAAGTATGTGGATTGTTTCACTACTGTGAGCGATATTACTGCCAATGAGTGCAAGGAATTGCTCGACAAGCCTGTTGACTTCGTATTACCTAACGGATTTGATAATAGTTTCGTACCTAAAGCTGCAACATTCTCCAAGAAACGCAAGGAAGCGAGAAAGCGTCTGCTCGATGTGGCTAATGCTTTGATGGGTACTGATCTGGACGATGAAACTCTCATTGTTTCTACTAGTGGCCGTTACGAGTTCCGCAATAAGGGTATCGATGTCTATATCGAGGCAATGAATCGTTTGCTTCGTGACAGCAATCTGAAGAAGAATGTTCTGGCATTCATCGATGTACCGGGTTGGGTAGGTGATCCACGTCAGGATCTTCTGGATCGTTTGAATAGTGGCAAGAAGTTTGATACTCCTCTGGAGGTCCCTGAGATTACCCACTGGTTGCACAACATGAGCCATGATAATGTGCTGGGTATGTTGAAGTACTTCAATATGCATAATAATAAGGAAGACAAGGTGAAGCTGATTTTCTTGCCTTGCTATCTGACTGGCGATGATGGTATCATCAACAAGAGTTACTATGATGTAGTATTGGGTAATGACCTCTGCATCTATCCTTCTTATTATGAGCCATGGGGCTACACCCCATTGGAGGCAGTGGCGTTCAAGGTTCCTTGTATCACAACCGATTTGGCTGGCTTCGGTCTTTGGGCAAACTCAGAGAAGGGAAGCTACAGCGAGATTGAGGATGGTGTGAAGGTTATCAAGCGCACAGACTACAACTATTCAGAGGTGGCTGATGCCATCAAGGATACAGTGGCTAAGTACTCAGGCTTCACCAAGACTCAGGTGAACAAGTGCCGCAAGAATGCCGAGAAGCTTTCGGAGAAGGCTTTGTGGAAGCACTTCATTGAGTACTATTATGATGCCTACGATTTCGCTTTGCGCAAGGCAGAGGCACGTATGAAGAAATAA